Part of the Capsicum annuum cultivar UCD-10X-F1 chromosome 12, UCD10Xv1.1, whole genome shotgun sequence genome is shown below.
CCTCTCTGTAACATCACCTCGTTATAACGGAATTTCACTATAGCGACctgatttttcatgttatatttttttattttttttacaaaagttGGAACTTTGAATGTCTGTATTATGCCTTTTTATGTACAAACACTACGCCTTTTATGTATAATAAGAAACATTTGTTATTGTGTGTCCTGAATTGCAGCATTTCCCGTGTCTACGAAAGCTAAATCTCGGCGACTCACAAAACCTGATGCAGACACCAGATTTCAGTGGGATGCCAAATTTGGAGCATTTGGATTTGGGGTATTGTCAGAGTCTTAAAGAGGTTCACCATTCCCTGGGAAATTGCAGAAAACTCATCCACTTAAGTTTGGATCGTTGTGAAAGCCTTGAGAGGTTTCCATATGTTAGTGGGGAATCTCTTGAATATCTGAATCTGGAGGATTGCTCTAGTTTAGAGATATTTCCAGAAGTGATGGGAAATGAAGCCCTCTTCTATTCAGTACCTAACTCAGGGAGAGCTCgatttgcatcatatgctaaatcttGTAGCTCTTCCAAGCAGCATTTGCAAGTTGAAATGTTTGGTGAAGCTGAATGTGTCCGACTGCTTCAAACTTGGAAAGCTTGCCGGAAGAGATAGGTGATTTAGAAAACTTGGAGGAGCTTGATGCTAGATTCACTCTAATTTCAAGACCTCCATCTTCCATCGTCCGCTTGAACAAGcttaaattcttgagttttgaaaaaTACACATTTAATGAGGGAGTGTTATTTGTGTTCCCTCGGGTGAACAAAGGGTTACGctccttgaaaattttgaatctcTGTCGCTGCAATCTAGTAGATGAAGGACTTCTGGAAGACATTGGATGCTTACATTCTTTGGAAGAGTTACAACTTAGTGGAAATAATTTTGAGCATTTTCCTCTAGCCCAACTTGGTGCTCTTCGGTGCTTGGGCTTATCACATTGCGAGAAGATTAATTTTGAACTTATCATGGGGATGAAAAACTTGGAGACTTTGAATCTCAGTTGCTGCAATCTAATAGATGGAGAACTTCCGGATGACATTGGATGCTTATCCTCtttgaaagagttgaatctcagtgGAAATAATTTTGGGCATTTGCCTCGAAGCATAGCCCAACTTGGTGCTCTTCGGTGCTTGGACGTATCACATTGCATGAGGTTTACATGGCTGCCAGAATTTCCACTTCTATTAGATACAATAGAAGCAGATTGGACAAATTATCGGATCTGTAATTCGCTATTTCGGAATCTCTCATTATTGCAGCACGACATCTCTGCTTCAGACTCCTTGTCGCTTAGAGCGATTACAAGCTTGCATTTCAATGAGAAGCCATGGTTCCCATACCAGGGAATTGATGGTGTACCAGTCGATTTGCCTGAGAATTGGTACATACATGATAGCTTCTTGGGATTTGCTGTATGTTACAATGGCAGATTAATGGACATCACAGCTCACTTGATTCCGTTATCTGATGATGGGATGTCGTGTATCACCCAGAAACTTGTCTTATCCAACCATTCTGTATATTCTCAAATACATTATGGTTTTCGTTTTTTCGTGATACCTTTTGCTGGTTTATGGGATATATCTAAGGCAAATGGAAAAACACCAAATGACTATAGGCACATCATGTTATCTTCCTCCGAAAAAAATAAGTATGAATTTCGTTTGTTGTATAAAGATGAACATAACGATGAACATTGCCCTGGGACAAGGAGGAGCAGATTTGATGATAGTGAACACCATGATGAAGCCAGTTGCTCCTCTTCTAAGAAACAAAGGTCACATTGCAGCAACAAGTAGATGCACTTTGCAGCAACATCAACTGCCAGGAATATAGTAAGtaattgttttctttttgttgttaGCTGCAAAGTCTTCTTCCGAAACTGATCAATTTTTTCTTCCGTTTTTCCCTCTTTGTTTCGCCTATTGACAGGAGCTCATCGATGGGCGATTTACATTTCATCTCGTCTCCATTTATGCTGGATTAACCAAGGTAAGTTAAAAACTAACAAGTGTTGAAATTTTTATGCTCAAACAAGATCCTGGAATCATGCAACATTAATTCAATTAGTAGTCCCAAatcaattatttgaaaattagtgAACTCTCGAATGAAAATATAATGCTACAAATTGGGGAATTTACGATAGTAATGTATAACCATGCTCAAATTTCCTTATGGTCGACTTCTTTTTACAATTTAACTGGCTCTAGAACAGCTTGTTTAAATAAATTATGTTGTTTCTTTAACTAGTTAGCACCTTTTCAGTGAGAATCAAGGACTAGGATTTCTCCTCGGCAATCAATTATCATATTCGTTTTGAAGTATCATGGTTTTCTTTTAACAGATGAATGCTTCAATGCTATTTccttttgttcttattttcttgtcGAAAGGTAATGATCATGCTCTAACTTTAGCAATACACTTTTGGTCATTATTTTTACTAATTCAGTATGTTGAAGACTCCGTAATATTTTGCTGGACCATGACTTTTTCAGCTACCTTGGAAATTTACGATTGAAAGAACAATTCAATTGCAGAGAAGAGAGATGGGCGTTGGTTTTTGGACTTTTGGAGGGAGGTGATTCGACAGGATATGAAGCAATTACAGCTTACCgatgacatgaccctagataggaaggtgtggagaacGCATATTAGGGTAGAAGTGTAGTTGGAAGGTGTGCTTTAATTTGTTTTTGTTGTCCGTGCAAATAGTCGTTGTGCTATGCTTgtggtttcttgttcttggagtttTGATGATGTTTGTTGTTTTGGTTATTGAGGATAGTATTATTTGGTGTTAGTCTGGTTACGGTCATTATCTGGTGTTGTACTACTACTTATTGCTTCTAATGTTGGACACATACGTTGCACGTGAGTCCGGTAAGCAGTACCTATAGTATGCGTCATGCAAAAACTCCTATAACTCCATTGTTATGAGTAGTATACCTATTATGCCTAACAAATAATGCATATTTATCACGGTAAGGATATATATGCTTTATTTATTAGACGGCGAGAATATATATGCATCAGTTTTTCTAATGAAGTTTTATTTCGCTCTAAATCTCAAAGTTGAGTAATTGTTGTTTTTCTTATTAATTGGGAGGAGGAAGTTAATATATTGTGTTTGTAGTATCCCATTTGAAAGAATAGTCAAAGTTTTAACAATAGCATGTACGTAGAACTTATCCTACCTCAGAGGTAAAGAGCCAGAGTTTAgaacaaaaaatttgaaactattAGTCTCTCTTCAAATTTTATactaatttgaaattgaaactgcATTCAAACTTCAAACTCGATAATATCTGCTACCTCTAGAAGCCAACTTCAAACTCGGAACTCTAGGGGTCGTTTGCTTGGAAAACAAGTTATCCCGGAATTATTATCCACGAATTAGCTatcccgggattagttatcccataCTCAAGTAGGGATAAGAAAAAAAACACTAAAAGGCTTACTTTTCAGAGTGATCTTTCTCGATTTCGGAACGGAAAGGCTTGGTTGAAGGCAAAATTCGGTGTAATTCGCCATTTTTTCAGAAAAGAAAAGCAGGGTAGAAAGTCTTGCTAACTCATACATTTTGTCCCAACCAAACATGGATAAGCTCCTCTTCAAATTCATTAATCCCGAAATTAGTTATCTTTATCCCTCCTACCGAACGACAGGAATCTTTGCCAGCATCAAAAGTAGGATAATACACCCAGAATAAAATCAGGAATCTCATGTCACTAAAAGGCAATCTGGTCATTCCCTAAACAGGACTCAACCAACTAATTCTTATTTTGTCTGTCACTAAGGAGGTCACAGGTAAATTTGTTGGTAAAGTTGTTGTAATGTAATTAGTaggtcacgagttcaagtcttggaaacagcctctcgcagaaatgcaaggtaaggctgtgtacaacacacccttgtggtggggcccttctccgGATCCTACGCATAGCGAGAGCTTTAATGCACTTTTTGTCACTAAGGAAGAAGTAGCTGCTGTTATGAATTGCGTTATTGTGAACAAACCTCCAGGTTGTGATGAAATGGATACTGTTATGGGTGAACATGAGAAAATAGATTCTAAACCTGTCTCAATAACGACATGTGTTTGTATATTGACTCCTAATACTTAGACTCGAATACAACAAGTTTACACTAAATCAATAGACGCATGTCACATGTATGCATACAGACGTTTATAACTGAACCATTGTTAATTAACATGCATTTTCACATTAGTATTCAAAACATATATGATTTGGTGTAAACACGTGGTGTCAGTGGCTGCATCCTTCTAGCTTTGCCAACAACATGAAGAATGAAAGAGATCagagtaaaaaaaaatactcagaaaaacaaaaacaagaacaTCCAATAACTCACTACATTAATAAATTTCCAACACCACTGAGTAAACAAATGTTCATTACTTTATTAAGCTAAATTAATCCCGAAATTAATTATCTTTATCCCTCCAAACGAACGATAGGTATTTCTTTGCCAGCATCAAAAGTAGGATAATATACTCGGAATAAAATCAGGAATCTCATGTCACTAAAAGGCGATCTGGTCATTCCCTAAACAGGACTCAACCAACTAATTCTTATTTAGTCTGTCACTAAGGAGGTCACAGATAAAGTTGCTGGTAACGTTGTTGTCATTTGATTAGGAGGTCATGAGTTCaaaccttggaaacagcctctcgcaaggtaaggctgcgtacaatacacccttatggtggggccCTTTTCTGGACCCTGTGCATAACGAGAGCTTCAGTGCACCGGGCTGCCATTTTTCTGTCACTAAGGAAGAAGTACCTGCTGTTCTGGATAACGGTAATGTGAATGAACCTCCAGGTTGTGACGGAATGGATACTATTGTGGGTGATTCTGAGAGTGATATGACAAGACATCACaatttttttcctacttttattaATGAAGtcgttttctttattttaaaggaGCTTGCTTTACCagagaaaatgtttttcaaaatttttttgccAAACGAACATGAGaaaatagattttaaatgtgtCTCAATACTGATATTTAAACTTTAATGTTGCAACAAAGGCAAAGCCTCTTCAACCTATCTTAATGCTTTTATATTGATGGGATTTCTACTcaacataatactaaaaacttGGTCGCATCTGGTGTTTATATCAAGCAAATAACGACATGTGTTTGTATATTGACTTCTAATACTTAACCACGATTATTAACATACATTCTTACCTCATTAGATCACTCAAGACTCGGCTACAACAAGTTTACTCTAAATCAATAGACGCATGTCACATGTATGCATACAGACGTTTATAACTGAACCGTCGTTAATTAGCATGCATTTTCACATTAGTAACAATACATATGATTTGGTGTAAACACGTGGTGCCAGTGGCCGCATCCTTCTAGCTTTGCCAACAACATGAAGAATGAAAGAGATCAAAGGACAAAAAAATACCCAGAAAAACAAAAACGAGAACATCCAATAATTCACTACAATGCGTAATTTACAaatgataattactttattaagctTACGAATTCAATTAAACTTACTACAAGCTAATAATAACTACTAACTTTTGCTAATAAGGATTACATTAGGCTTGATTTCTATGCCTAAATAAAGCCAATGTACATCTCCTTTGCCAACTTTGGTGTCTAAATctctaataaaatcaaacaactcCAATTGTAAAACAACAAACAAGCAACATACTCCTATGACTACCTCTGATACTTTTTCTTTGTTCCCTTAAAATTGGAGTCGCGTTGAACTACTTACTCCGCATGCTAAATTGACCATTTCCGGTGAGTAATCAATTCCTATTCACAAACTACGTCTACCATGTTGGTTTTGGTAGTAGATCGATATCAATGGAGACTATGCCTCTTCGGTGGAACTTGACAGCGGTGGAGAAAGTATTTGAGCTCTACATCCCCAAGGAAGAATAGTTGTTCTTCCACTGGAGGTACGTTCCCCTTTGATCCGCTTGCTTTGTGATGTGAGACGACTTACTAACACTTCCAACGCTTCTTTCATCCACCCATTTTGGCATAGTTTTCTTGCTTCGTGCACACTCATCTGCATATTGCAAAGTTCTTGTCAGCTAAGACGAAGATCAATGTGTCACTTTTACTAATAAGACCAGTGTATAGATCGATGTGCATTTTAAAAACAATGGATTATTGCATACCCAAGTTCTTTCGCGAATCTCTTTCTCAGGCCAGTAGTCGAGTTCTTCGGTTACAAACAGTGGAAACATGTGCCCTTCATATGCCGTGTCACCGGCTTTGTTCTCAAAGTACCATGTTCCAAGTTTGCACTGCAAAAGTAATCCAAAACCAAAAGAGTGAAACTAGTTAAAACCACTTACAtaagttacaaaaatataaacgTTGCTCGTGCTACATTATCACGATTAATCTTACAActactataacaacaacaacaaacccaatatattccaacaaagtggggtctggagagggtaaaatgtacgcagtccataccactaccccgaagaagtagagaggttgtttccaatagacccccggctcaagacaaaaggaATTAATCTCACAACTAACAGAGAGATAATCGCATATTCCTAACGCAAGTTGATCATAACATTACAACAGTTTTGAGAACAAATTTGATTCACTCTTATTTTGCAAGAAATATGAAAGAATGTGTTTTCTATTTTTCGCCTTTTCACTTCCAGAGAAgcgtaaaagaaaaaaaagagatgacGAGGGAGAACAAACCTCAACTTCACCTTGTACTCCAGCTTCCTCAATTGTCTCACGTTGTGCTGCATCTTCGATTGTTTCATCTTtttcccaacctccctgccatgacAAGAGAGAGCGTTCTATTTAAGACACATTCGTCGCCTAGTATTAGTCACAGAAAGAATCAAAATGAATTGGTATATATTACTCCCTCCTTCCTTTTTAGTATGACTTGTAAAGAAATGAGACTTTTTAGTATTTAAAAGCATGAAACGTATCATTTTACTCTTAGCGAAATGATTTATAGTCGCAGAAATGCCTCTTAAAAACCGTGCCAAGTCAAACATGGATTAATAGCTACCTTTGGGAATAACAATCCTTTGCCTTTTCTCTGAGGACTAATAAGAAGAACTTCAAATGCATCTTCATCTACCAACGATAACTCGACGAAGTCTTTATATCTGTAAGGTATACATCTGCAGAAAAATACATGATCAGGGAAACCAATTTAGTTAATAATTGAACAACAAATGTTATTCCA
Proteins encoded:
- the LOC107870517 gene encoding nudix hydrolase 18, mitochondrial; translation: MELKNMVALVSRSGRHLQRYNKGRRQVVGCIPYRYKDFVELSLVDEDAFEVLLISPQRKGKGLLFPKGGWEKDETIEDAAQRETIEEAGVQGEVECKLGTWYFENKAGDTAYEGHMFPLFVTEELDYWPEKEIRERTWMSVHEARKLCQNGWMKEALEVLVSRLTSQSKRIKGERTSSGRTTILPWGCRAQILSPPLSSSTEEA